One Rhizoctonia solani chromosome 1, complete sequence DNA window includes the following coding sequences:
- a CDS encoding alpha/beta hydrolase family protein: MMNSSLSIGSFPSQPTYITSSISVSALTHSTSHSFIPSCSLFSYAALASLAFIRPFWKRLHAGTPRKSVTITSAPGPVSNLVCSLPSLGSPNAGFEPAWWLPGGDMQTVFCSMGNFEAVDRIQYQRRFIRVPDGGTIALDFCAASGATDVSPIAVVLHGLTGGSHEHYIRALMTDLTSANAGFRAVVVNGRGCAGAPVTSPQLYHGGTTDDLRHALLYIRSQFPSAPLMGVGFSVGANMLAKYLGEEGSSSALCAGVCLANVWDFAAGIEHMENGNFMQRYVYNNALGSAQQALYRSASYALQGVSNRWRLPEVFGTSFCGMRWIDDRVASQMAGCKDAKDYYERNSSSQFLSGVKVPLLGLNACDDPIASKTIPYKAASSSEYFVLATTEGGGHLGWFTQENGKLKRWYTRPVVEFLTAIAVNQSTMSTPAAVVSNDGLIYDAIHPEFQCREISETEIPADIWRHVNATSLSSKGW, translated from the exons ATGATGAATTCTTCACTTTCCATCGGATCCTTTCCTTCTCAACCTACATACATCACTAGTTCCATTTCTGTTTCAGCTTTGACTCACTCTACCAGCCATTCTTTCATTCCCAGCTGTTCTCTATTCTCTTATGCTGCACTTGCATCGCTAGCTTTTATCCGTCCGTTTTGGAAACGGTTGCATGCGGGTACTCCCCGAAAGTCTGTCACGATCACTTCGGCCCCAGGTCCTGTATCGAACCTCGTCTGTAGTTTGCCATCATTGGGATCCCCTAACGCCGGGTTCGAGCCGGCATGGTGGCTCCCCGG AGGTGACATGCAAACTGTCTTTTGTTCGATGGGTAACTTTGAGGCCGTAGACCGTATCCAATACCAGAG GAGGTTCATTCGTGTTCCTGACGGTGGAACTATTGCTCTCGACTTTTGTGCCGCCTCCGGTGCTACCGACGTTTCTCCTATTGCTGTTGTCCTTCATGGACTGACCGGAGGTTCTCATGAACACTACATCCGGGCACTTATGACCGACCTTACCTCAGCCAACGCGGGTTTTCGCGCAGTCGTTGTCAATGGGCGAGGATGTGCAGGGGCTCCAGTTACCAGCCCACAGCTCTACCATGGTGGAACTACCGACGATCTTCGTCACGCTCTCCTTTATATTCGCTCGCAGTTTCCTTCAGCACCCCTCATGGGTGTTGGGTTCTCGGTCGGAGCCAACATGTTGGCGAAATATCTCGGAGAGGAAGGCTCTTCTAGCGCACTGTGCGCCGGCGTCTGCCTCGCCAACGTTTGGGACTTTGCAGCTGGCATCGAACATATGGAAAATGGCAACTTCATGCAACGTTATGTTTATAATAATGCTCTGGGCTCGGCACAGCAGGCACTCTACCGCTCAGCCTCGTATGCACTTCAAGGGGTTTCAAATCGTTGGCGCTTGCCCGAAGTCTTCGGCACGTCGTTCTGTGGAATGCGATGGATTGATGATAGGGTGGCGAGCCAAATGGCTGGATGCAAGGATGCCAAAGACTATTACGAAAGGAATAGCTCGTCACAATTCCTCAGTGGTGTCAAAGTCCCTCTATTAGGTCTCAATGCCTGCGATGATCCTATCGCATCCAAGACCATTCCATACAAGGCTGCCAGCTCGAGCGAATACTTTGTTCTTGCTACTACAGAGGGCGGAGGACATTTGGGATGGTTTACTCAGGAGAACGGCAAACTGAAGCGGTGGTATACTCGCCCCGTCGTTGAGTTTCTTACCGCCATTGCA GTCAACCAATCGACCATGTCCACACCAGCAGCAGTCGTAAGCAATGATGGATTAATTTACGACGCCATTCATCCCGAGTTCCAATGCCGTGAAATTAGCGAGACTGAAATTCCCGCTGACATCTGGCGTCATGTAAATGCGACGTCATTGAGCAGCAAGGGATGGTAG